A genomic region of Methanosarcina thermophila TM-1 contains the following coding sequences:
- a CDS encoding cobaltochelatase subunit CobN, which yields MLTEKGRLLVLCAVIFLLLAQNVSADENQVNITFICYDGSALAAAEQSNPYNASINVTYISGYSDLSNVTFENQDVIFTYMLWSQFKEIGDDLKRAHENGTVLIDISSAIDTTYINTSNYDRIFSGTEPYNSTEEKFFYNMGTRGVLKKNAENFLIYLAKTYGGKPELTGSWVYEDPVDFPEAGLYHPDARSPTDESQPDWFENTTDYLEWYSNSTNLTNFNESKHVYDKSKPTIGIWFHASDYTGDNLEVVDALIRDLEGKGCNVIAGFDTFNDIHKFYFDENGEPLVQCVISLKSFRLNYETPDKGVQELTDLDVPVLTGLVVNNPANSTDVADSNRGIPNNEVVYKTLLPSIDGIFEYIVIGIDNYDSETGESNYEPLPAQIDWMSNRSINWAELKLKDNQNKKVAVIYYNYPSGKDNIVANYLNTTKSMFDLLNAMNESGYEVSGIPENNSALLEMLQTQGINVGSWAPGVLNEMVENRTEWGVHLIPMETYREWFESEIPEDLRANVTAEWGEPWSEDLPQEKSVMIYENEAGKYIVIPTVRFGNVWLMPQPARGTGQNNDTLYHSNVVPPTHQYIAFYLWLNHELQPDAIIHLGTHGTHEWLPGPTYGMNRTSDWSPLLLQDLPNIYPYIVANVGEGITAEYRGNALIIDHLTPTLKRSGLYGGLLNLSINIQQYYEPGITSHTRTGYRQAIIDEISALNLSVDLGMENATDLQNYSEEEFDNFVKNVLHEYLEDLEGENIPYGMHTLSRVPGTNMTDPEKDELSAMVRAMLGRSFEDNITAAFYPESAYPLGIPLNDTKVTQLVWEVVTNNTNVTTAQLEVYGQTNNSVTLDLELGLEYRDQLLDCDVEIDRILSALNGGFIPPASGLDPIMNPEAVPTGRNYYSVNSKLYPSEATWEIGKSLAIQLLEDYYSEHGTYPEKVSFSRFGVEFIADHGTLEAEILYLLGMKPVWDEYGYVTGVEAIPEEELLPNYDLSRPGRPRIDVTYTTAGMRDAFPDKIKMVDGAVKLASSLPGVNYPNYVNQSSVTLYDSLVSAGYDSETAAKLSTMRCFAVMDGTYEIGVADAVSASGTWENEAAIANVYLDKMGYAYGEDFWGIKSRELLEGNLKSVDASVHSSSSNLYDSLDNDDLFQYFGGMNLATRYLSGSTPEMYISDTSDLDRAEMVGMQEYLSKDLRARYFNDKWIEGMQNSGYSGGSMMSEFVDNLFGWEVSDPDLVDDTVWQQVYETYANDPAMREWFKQNNPDAYQSITARMLETIRHDYWTPSEEVIESLATAYEESVAENGAACCHHTCGNPLLHEFVSGIVSVPGYAEQIEAATKIDKDTTDTQSSSHSSKGRQTSVAEKLNQTARSSSESQESNQTAKDSNTGYGMDSPESAPEVRQNSKSDYVEGYEMQKEETVKEEESGGLSFSGSDIVGIFFVVVAVGGIYMGFRKKRM from the coding sequence ATGCTTACAGAAAAAGGTAGATTATTGGTTTTATGTGCAGTGATTTTTTTACTGCTAGCACAGAATGTATCGGCTGATGAAAATCAGGTAAATATTACTTTCATCTGTTATGATGGGAGCGCTCTTGCTGCGGCAGAGCAGTCCAATCCATACAATGCAAGTATAAATGTAACGTATATCTCGGGTTACTCGGACTTAAGTAATGTCACTTTCGAGAACCAGGATGTAATATTTACCTACATGCTCTGGTCTCAGTTCAAAGAAATTGGGGACGACCTTAAAAGAGCTCATGAAAATGGAACCGTTCTCATAGACATCTCTTCTGCAATAGATACGACATATATAAACACTTCAAATTATGACCGAATTTTTTCCGGAACCGAACCATACAATTCTACTGAGGAGAAATTCTTTTACAATATGGGTACAAGGGGAGTTCTGAAGAAAAATGCTGAAAACTTCCTTATTTATCTTGCAAAAACGTACGGAGGCAAACCTGAACTTACAGGCAGCTGGGTTTATGAAGATCCAGTAGACTTCCCGGAAGCAGGTCTTTACCATCCTGACGCCCGTTCTCCAACTGACGAATCCCAGCCTGACTGGTTCGAGAACACCACCGATTACCTTGAATGGTATTCTAACTCAACTAACTTAACTAACTTCAATGAATCAAAACATGTTTATGATAAAAGTAAGCCCACTATCGGGATATGGTTCCATGCTTCGGATTATACCGGAGACAATCTTGAAGTCGTAGATGCCCTTATCCGCGACCTGGAAGGAAAGGGCTGCAATGTAATCGCGGGTTTTGATACTTTCAACGATATCCACAAATTTTACTTTGATGAAAACGGGGAGCCTCTTGTCCAGTGTGTAATTTCTCTTAAGAGTTTCCGTTTGAATTACGAAACCCCTGATAAAGGGGTACAGGAGCTTACAGACCTAGATGTTCCAGTCCTTACTGGACTTGTTGTTAACAACCCTGCTAATTCTACTGATGTTGCTGATAGCAACAGGGGCATACCGAATAATGAGGTTGTGTACAAAACCCTGCTCCCGAGTATTGACGGGATTTTCGAATATATTGTAATAGGAATCGACAATTATGATTCCGAAACCGGTGAAAGCAACTACGAACCCCTGCCTGCTCAGATTGATTGGATGTCAAACAGGTCTATCAACTGGGCAGAGCTTAAGTTAAAAGATAATCAGAACAAGAAAGTAGCTGTCATCTACTACAATTATCCTTCAGGAAAGGACAACATAGTAGCAAATTACCTTAACACAACTAAGAGCATGTTTGACCTTCTCAATGCAATGAATGAAAGCGGGTATGAAGTTTCCGGAATTCCAGAAAATAACAGCGCTCTTCTGGAGATGCTCCAGACTCAGGGTATCAATGTAGGCTCCTGGGCTCCGGGTGTTCTTAACGAAATGGTAGAAAACAGGACTGAATGGGGGGTGCATCTCATACCCATGGAGACTTACAGAGAGTGGTTTGAGTCTGAAATTCCGGAAGACCTGAGAGCTAATGTAACAGCTGAATGGGGAGAGCCCTGGTCTGAAGATCTGCCTCAAGAGAAGAGTGTTATGATCTATGAGAATGAAGCCGGAAAATATATCGTAATACCCACGGTGCGCTTCGGGAATGTCTGGCTCATGCCTCAACCTGCTAGAGGAACAGGGCAAAACAATGATACCCTATATCACAGCAATGTTGTACCTCCTACACACCAGTACATAGCCTTCTACCTCTGGTTAAACCATGAATTGCAGCCCGATGCGATTATTCACCTGGGGACTCATGGTACGCATGAATGGCTTCCAGGACCCACTTACGGTATGAATAGGACTTCTGACTGGTCCCCTCTGCTTCTTCAGGATCTGCCGAACATATATCCTTACATAGTTGCCAACGTGGGAGAAGGAATAACCGCTGAGTATAGGGGTAACGCCCTTATTATCGATCACCTGACTCCTACTCTCAAGCGAAGCGGGCTATACGGAGGCTTGCTGAACCTTTCAATTAATATCCAGCAGTACTATGAACCCGGCATTACTTCTCATACCAGGACAGGATACAGGCAAGCTATTATCGACGAGATATCGGCGCTCAACCTCAGTGTCGATCTGGGAATGGAAAACGCAACTGATCTCCAGAACTACAGTGAAGAAGAATTTGATAATTTTGTAAAGAATGTCCTTCACGAGTATCTGGAAGATTTAGAGGGTGAAAATATCCCATACGGAATGCATACTCTCAGTCGTGTTCCAGGAACGAACATGACAGATCCTGAGAAAGATGAGCTCTCTGCAATGGTAAGGGCTATGCTCGGAAGAAGCTTTGAGGATAACATCACCGCAGCTTTCTATCCCGAATCTGCTTATCCTCTCGGAATTCCATTAAATGACACAAAAGTTACACAGCTTGTATGGGAAGTTGTAACCAATAATACAAATGTTACCACTGCACAGCTTGAAGTCTACGGGCAGACCAACAATTCTGTCACACTTGACCTTGAGCTTGGTCTGGAATACAGGGACCAGCTTCTTGATTGTGATGTAGAAATTGACAGGATACTTTCAGCCCTTAACGGGGGCTTCATCCCACCAGCGTCAGGATTAGATCCAATTATGAATCCGGAAGCTGTGCCTACAGGACGAAACTATTACAGTGTAAACTCAAAGCTCTATCCTTCGGAGGCGACCTGGGAAATTGGAAAATCTCTTGCAATCCAGTTACTTGAGGACTACTATAGTGAGCATGGAACATATCCTGAAAAGGTCTCATTCTCAAGGTTTGGAGTTGAGTTTATTGCAGACCACGGAACCCTGGAAGCCGAAATTCTTTACCTGCTCGGAATGAAGCCTGTCTGGGATGAGTACGGGTATGTAACCGGAGTTGAGGCTATTCCTGAAGAAGAGTTATTGCCGAATTATGATCTTTCGAGACCCGGAAGGCCGCGTATTGACGTCACTTACACTACTGCAGGAATGAGAGACGCTTTCCCGGATAAAATAAAAATGGTAGACGGCGCTGTAAAACTTGCGAGTTCTCTTCCCGGGGTAAACTATCCCAACTATGTTAACCAGAGTTCAGTTACGCTATACGATTCCCTGGTTTCTGCAGGATATGACAGTGAGACGGCAGCAAAACTCTCCACAATGCGCTGCTTTGCAGTAATGGATGGTACTTATGAGATAGGAGTCGCAGATGCAGTCAGTGCAAGTGGTACATGGGAAAACGAAGCAGCCATTGCAAATGTATACCTGGACAAAATGGGATATGCTTATGGAGAGGACTTCTGGGGCATAAAGTCTAGAGAACTCCTTGAAGGTAACTTGAAAAGCGTTGATGCCTCTGTACATTCTTCATCTTCAAACCTTTACGACTCCCTTGATAACGATGACCTTTTCCAGTATTTTGGCGGCATGAACCTGGCAACAAGGTATCTTAGCGGCAGTACTCCGGAGATGTATATTTCAGATACAAGTGACCTGGACAGAGCTGAAATGGTAGGAATGCAGGAGTACCTCAGCAAGGATCTTAGAGCCAGATATTTCAATGACAAATGGATTGAAGGTATGCAAAACTCCGGATATTCGGGCGGTAGCATGATGTCCGAATTTGTGGATAATCTCTTTGGTTGGGAGGTAAGTGATCCTGATCTTGTAGATGACACTGTCTGGCAGCAGGTGTATGAAACCTATGCCAATGATCCCGCTATGAGAGAATGGTTCAAACAGAATAACCCGGACGCTTACCAGTCAATTACTGCCAGGATGCTTGAGACTATCAGGCATGATTACTGGACCCCTTCAGAAGAGGTTATTGAAAGCCTTGCAACAGCATACGAAGAATCTGTGGCTGAGAACGGAGCTGCATGTTGTCACCACACCTGCGGAAATCCTCTGCTCCACGAGTTCGTAAGTGGAATAGTATCTGTTCCTGGTTACGCTGAGCAAATAGAAGCCGCAACTAAGATCGATAAGGATACAACGGATACTCAGAGCAGCAGCCACAGCAGCAAAGGTCGCCAGACTAGCGTTGCTGAAAAACTTAACCAGACAGCTAGATCAAGTTCGGAATCCCAGGAGAGCAATCAGACCGCAAAGGACTCCAATACAGGCTATGGAATGGATTCTCCAGAATCCGCTCCTGAAGTTCGGCAGAATTCCAAATCCGATTACGTGGAAGGCTACGAGATGCAGAAAGAAGAAACTGTAAAGGAAGAGGAAAGTGGAGGTCTCTCTTTCTCAGGCTCTGATATAGTTGGAATTTTCTTCGTTGTTGTGGCAGTTGGAGGAATTTATATGGGATTCAGGAAAAAGAGGATGTAA
- a CDS encoding DUF2149 domain-containing protein encodes MRKSRRYRWTGLLKDEDEQNPMTNIANVFDVAMVFSVALLVALVMSYHLPELLSSSENFTIVKNPGAQNMKIIIKEEGKPIEVMNMTDNIGGGTGEALGTAYRLADGRVIYVPEDSEGNISTSTESSSSDSSRQ; translated from the coding sequence ATGAGAAAATCCAGAAGATACAGGTGGACAGGGCTTTTAAAAGATGAGGATGAGCAAAACCCTATGACCAACATTGCCAATGTTTTTGATGTTGCAATGGTCTTTTCTGTAGCCCTATTGGTTGCGCTTGTTATGTCATATCACCTCCCTGAACTTCTGAGTTCCAGCGAGAATTTCACCATTGTCAAAAATCCTGGAGCTCAGAATATGAAAATCATCATCAAAGAAGAAGGGAAACCAATTGAGGTCATGAACATGACCGATAATATAGGAGGGGGGACTGGAGAAGCTCTTGGAACGGCTTATAGGCTTGCCGACGGCAGAGTAATTTATGTGCCTGAGGACTCTGAGGGCAACATATCTACTTCAACGGAGTCCTCTTCAAGTGACAGTTCCCGCCAGTAG
- a CDS encoding MotA/TolQ/ExbB proton channel family protein: protein MSLMSLLSIMMNVLSSALLIPVMFLLTLLVFLSLVQLGEFLSEYTKRHRDWNNLESNCKKIECELKKSDFSKASKALKNIKQNYIVTSFARDAAKYLEERHFPAIEKLSQEYEIRMAKRLEHTKITSTVGPMLGLMGTLIPLGPALIGLSKGDIGTLAQNLMIAFATTVVGLFVAVIGYVLTQVRRRWYWEDMSDIDYILDTIEEKN from the coding sequence GTGAGCCTGATGAGTTTATTATCTATTATGATGAATGTCCTCTCATCGGCTTTGCTAATCCCTGTAATGTTCCTTCTCACTCTTCTTGTATTTCTTTCCTTGGTACAATTAGGAGAATTTCTTTCAGAGTATACAAAAAGGCACAGGGACTGGAATAATCTGGAATCCAATTGTAAAAAAATCGAGTGTGAGCTAAAAAAATCGGATTTTTCGAAGGCGTCTAAAGCCCTTAAAAATATCAAACAAAATTACATAGTCACTTCTTTTGCACGAGATGCTGCAAAATATTTGGAAGAGCGGCATTTTCCAGCAATTGAAAAGCTCTCTCAGGAATACGAGATCAGAATGGCAAAACGCCTTGAGCATACAAAGATAACCTCAACAGTCGGTCCTATGCTTGGGCTTATGGGAACGCTTATCCCATTAGGTCCTGCCCTGATAGGGCTTTCCAAAGGAGATATCGGAACCCTTGCGCAAAACCTGATGATTGCCTTTGCGACAACCGTAGTAGGGCTTTTCGTGGCTGTAATAGGCTATGTACTTACGCAGGTCAGACGGCGCTGGTATTGGGAAGATATGTCAGACATAGATTATATCCTGGATACAATTGAGGAGAAAAACTGA
- a CDS encoding DUF2162 domain-containing protein: MDSVMLTVIGILVGILVFGIKSGIGCGFSNISTRVILAVGGSYFLLALLFGSVIDKINLEAFEKFYSMGMGIHIFVSLLLIMTGIYTQKKWNSGKDVSRHTFLAISIPCPVCLAALAASCLLLSESLNLSGIKVGFLIGFAFFISVVASSFVFRFGKVRFGKTPETMGSAMMLIGFYYLLGALLIPAYIQTKSMNLVSTAVVETEIVSLMAIGVIVFAGFFLERIRGHDL; the protein is encoded by the coding sequence ATGGACTCTGTAATGTTAACTGTAATTGGTATTTTAGTAGGTATCCTTGTTTTTGGAATTAAATCTGGAATAGGATGTGGATTTTCAAACATAAGTACAAGAGTAATTTTAGCAGTTGGAGGCAGCTATTTTCTTCTAGCCCTTTTATTCGGAAGCGTCATTGATAAAATAAACCTCGAAGCTTTTGAGAAGTTCTACTCTATGGGCATGGGAATCCATATATTTGTTTCTCTGCTTCTTATAATGACCGGGATTTACACCCAGAAAAAGTGGAATTCAGGAAAAGATGTTTCCAGGCACACTTTCCTCGCTATATCCATACCCTGCCCGGTCTGTCTAGCAGCCCTTGCTGCATCCTGCCTGTTGCTTTCAGAAAGTCTTAACCTTTCCGGGATTAAAGTAGGATTTCTTATTGGGTTTGCTTTTTTTATATCAGTAGTGGCTTCTTCTTTTGTTTTCAGGTTTGGAAAGGTTCGATTTGGAAAAACCCCTGAGACCATGGGCAGTGCAATGATGCTGATAGGGTTTTACTATCTTTTAGGGGCTCTACTTATCCCAGCGTATATACAGACAAAAAGTATGAATCTTGTTTCAACTGCAGTAGTAGAAACAGAAATTGTATCTCTTATGGCTATTGGAGTCATTGTCTTTGCAGGTTTTTTCCTGGAGCGTATAAGGGGGCATGACCTGTGA
- a CDS encoding ArsR family transcriptional regulator, with protein MNSDKENLFKAVSSSTRLSILEHLSEGDKHISGLAREIGISVPVAAKHVRILEKAELVERKKIGNTHMIGIKLNNVYSFIDHFAENRRLEVERGTTLLEALKSVAAVEIKKMGNRVKVVSMDGDEGFYVYEVDGKFSNKTVDEYEFHEDAVVEWKKLVPITKKRLLVSIRR; from the coding sequence ATGAACAGCGACAAAGAAAACCTTTTCAAGGCAGTTTCAAGTAGCACACGCCTCTCAATTCTCGAACACCTGAGTGAAGGGGATAAGCATATATCCGGTCTGGCAAGAGAGATAGGGATTTCCGTGCCTGTTGCTGCAAAACATGTGAGAATATTGGAAAAAGCCGAACTTGTAGAAAGAAAAAAAATCGGGAATACACATATGATAGGCATCAAACTGAACAATGTCTATTCTTTTATAGATCACTTTGCAGAAAACAGGAGGCTTGAGGTTGAGCGTGGTACAACTCTACTTGAAGCTCTGAAAAGCGTGGCTGCAGTAGAAATTAAGAAAATGGGGAATAGAGTCAAGGTTGTCTCTATGGATGGAGATGAGGGATTTTATGTATATGAAGTGGATGGCAAATTCTCGAATAAGACGGTAGATGAATATGAATTTCACGAAGATGCCGTAGTAGAGTGGAAAAAGCTAGTGCCCATAACGAAAAAAAGACTGCTGGTAAGCATCAGAAGGTAA
- a CDS encoding fibrillarin-like rRNA/tRNA 2'-O-methyltransferase: MIKVKKLSDGIFEVIKDKKQLATKNLDPGRIVYGEKLIPVEGIEYRTWDPRRSKLGAMILKKFNIPLKADSKVLYLGAASGTTVSHVSDIVSEGAVYAVEFAPRSMRDLIRLASRRKNIYPILADAGKPESYSHLVEPVDLIFQDVAQPNQAEIAARNAARFLKKDGNLMLSIKARSIDTAANPKEVFKAEVKKLKQAFEPKFEILNAKDLKPYHEDHLGILAKLK; this comes from the coding sequence ATGATTAAAGTCAAAAAACTTTCTGATGGAATCTTTGAAGTCATAAAAGACAAGAAACAGCTTGCTACAAAAAACCTTGACCCCGGCAGAATAGTTTATGGGGAAAAACTAATCCCGGTAGAAGGAATTGAATACAGAACATGGGACCCTCGCAGGAGTAAGCTCGGAGCCATGATCCTTAAAAAGTTCAATATCCCTCTCAAGGCAGATTCGAAGGTGCTTTACCTCGGAGCAGCTTCAGGTACAACGGTCAGCCATGTTTCTGATATCGTCTCGGAAGGTGCAGTTTATGCTGTTGAATTTGCCCCGAGAAGTATGAGAGATTTAATAAGGCTCGCATCAAGAAGGAAAAATATCTACCCGATTCTGGCTGATGCGGGAAAACCCGAGAGTTACTCTCATCTCGTTGAGCCCGTCGACCTTATATTTCAGGATGTTGCACAGCCTAACCAGGCTGAAATAGCTGCAAGAAACGCTGCTCGCTTTTTGAAAAAGGATGGAAACCTCATGCTTTCCATCAAAGCCCGGAGTATCGATACTGCAGCAAATCCAAAAGAGGTTTTTAAGGCAGAGGTGAAGAAACTCAAACAAGCTTTTGAGCCCAAATTTGAGATTCTTAATGCAAAGGACCTGAAGCCCTATCATGAAGACCACCTTGGAATCCTGGCGAAGTTAAAGTGA